A genome region from Salvia splendens isolate huo1 chromosome 19, SspV2, whole genome shotgun sequence includes the following:
- the LOC121778749 gene encoding gamma-glutamyl hydrolase 1-like isoform X1: MSFHSHLHSILTFIPFSSPFYSLLIPFHHTKKPLNDFVFMPQKLSLVNGVIFTGGVANRPPYIDAVKKIYKEILRTNDDDGHHVPLLAICLGFQLLIAIVNEEHSMKIERFDAEKHPSTLQLENIDSSGTVFDGAGTELSSDRFAISPRGV; the protein is encoded by the exons ATGTCATTCCATTCTCACCTTCATTCCATTCTCACCTTcattccattctcatctccattctatTCCCTCCTTATTCCATTTCATCATACCAAGAAGCCCCTAAATGACTTTGTATTTATGCCACAGAAACTGAGTTTGGTTAATGGAGTGATCTTCACAGGAGGCGTGGCCAATAGACCTCCTTATATTGACGctgttaaaaaaatttataag GAAATCTTGAGAACGAATGATGATGATGGACACCATGTCCCCCTGCTTGCTATCTGCTTAGGGTTTCAACTGCTTATCGCGATTGTGAATGAG GAGCATTCAATGAAAATCGAGAGATTTGATGCAGAAAAGCATCCTTCGACATTGCAATTGGAGAACATAGACTCTAGTGGAACTGTATTTGATGG TGCAGGCACAGAGTTATCCAGTGATCGGTTTGCAATTTCACCCAGAGGTGTATAA
- the LOC121778749 gene encoding gamma-glutamyl hydrolase 1-like isoform X2: MSFHSHLHSILTFIPFSSPFYSLLIPFHHTKKPLNDFVFMPQKLSLVNGVIFTGGVANRPPYIDAVKKIYKEILRTNDDDGHHVPLLAICLGFQLLIAIVNEEHSMKIERFDAEKHPSTLQLENIDSSGTVFDGHRVIQ, encoded by the exons ATGTCATTCCATTCTCACCTTCATTCCATTCTCACCTTcattccattctcatctccattctatTCCCTCCTTATTCCATTTCATCATACCAAGAAGCCCCTAAATGACTTTGTATTTATGCCACAGAAACTGAGTTTGGTTAATGGAGTGATCTTCACAGGAGGCGTGGCCAATAGACCTCCTTATATTGACGctgttaaaaaaatttataag GAAATCTTGAGAACGAATGATGATGATGGACACCATGTCCCCCTGCTTGCTATCTGCTTAGGGTTTCAACTGCTTATCGCGATTGTGAATGAG GAGCATTCAATGAAAATCGAGAGATTTGATGCAGAAAAGCATCCTTCGACATTGCAATTGGAGAACATAGACTCTAGTGGAACTGTATTTGATGG GCACAGAGTTATCCAGTGA